A genome region from Setaria italica strain Yugu1 chromosome III, Setaria_italica_v2.0, whole genome shotgun sequence includes the following:
- the LOC101786838 gene encoding cationic amino acid transporter 1: MAASAGSGEVRRRNGCCGGGGGGSLFPEESFRSWSAYGRALLETGPRLRDRVTARSLDSAEVNEVRGRSGADMKRTLTWWDLIWFGIGAVIGSGIFVLTGQEAKEAAGPAVVVSYAVSGVSAMLSVFCYTEFAVEIPVAGGSFAYLRVELGDFMAFIAAGNILLEYCIGGAAVARSWTSYFATLLNHHPNDFRIHATSLADDYSRLDPIAVAVVLLICLFAVLSTKGSSRFNYILSIVHLAVIAFIVVAGLTRAKASNLTADFAPFGARGVFAASAVLFFAYIGFDAVSTMAEETRNPARDIPIGLVGAMTLTTVVYCVLALVLCLMQPYAELDPDAPFSVAFTAAGMDWAKYIVAFGALKGMTTVLLVSAVGQARYLTHIARTHMVPPCLAAVHPRFGTPVNATVVMAIATAVIALFTDLGILSNLLSISTLFIFMLVAVALLVRRYYVAGETSTADRNKLAACLAVMLASSVATAVCWGMAASGWVPYAVTGAAWLAATAFLQVGVPMARTPRTWGVPLVPWLPAASILINIFLLGSIDAASFVRFGVWTAALLAYYFLFGLHASYDTAKALAGEADAARVEEGAGKAVDDGGN; this comes from the exons ATGGCGGCgtccgccggcagcggcgaggtTCGGCGGCGCAACGGTtgctgcggtggcggcgggggaggatcGCTGTTCCCGGAGGAGTCGTTCCGCAGCTGGTCGGCGTACGGTCGGGCGCTGCTGGAGACGGGCCCGCGGCTGCGGGACCGGGTGACGGCGCGGTCGCTGGACTCGGCGGAGGTGAACGAGGTGCGCGGCCGGAGCGGCGCCGACATGAAGCGCACGCTCACGTGGTGGGACCTCATCTGGTTCGGCATCGGCGCCGTCATTGGCTCCGGGATCTTCGTGCTCACGGGCCAGGAGGCCAAGGAGGCCGCCGgacccgccgtcgtcgtctcctACGCCGTCTCCGGCGTCTCCGCCATGCTCTCCGTCTTCTGCTACACAGAGTTCGCCGTCGAGATCCCCGTCGCAG GCGGTTCGTTCGCCTACCTCCGCGTGGAGCTTGGCGACTTCATGGCGTTCATCGCCGCCGGCAACATCCTCCTCGAGTATTgcatcggcggcgcggcggtggcgcggtcgTGGACGTCCTACTTCGCCACGCTGCTCAACCACCACCCCAACGACTTCCGCATCCACGCGACCTCcctcgccgatgactactcgcGGCTCGAccccatcgccgtcgccgtcgtcctgcTCATCTGCCTCTTCGCCGTGCTCAGCACCAAGGGCTCCTCCCGCTTCAACTACATCCTCTCCATCGTCCACCTCGCCGTCATCGCCTTCATCGTCGTGGCCGGGCTCACGCGCGCCAAGGCATCCAACCTCACCGCCGACTTCGCGCCGTTCGGAGCCCGCGGCGTGTTCGCGGCGTCCGCCGTGCTCTTCTTCGCCTACATCGGCTTCGACGCCGTCTCCACCATGGCGGAGGAGACCCGGAACCCGGCAAGGGACATCCCAATCGGGCTCGTCGGCGCCATGACGCTCACCACCGTCGTCTACTGCGTGCTCGCGCTCGTGCTCTGCCTGATGCAGCCGTACGCCGAGCTCGACCCCGACGCGCCCTTCAGCgtcgccttcaccgccgccggcatGGACTGGGCCAAGTACATCGTCGCCTTCGGCGCGCTCAAGGGCATGACCACCGTGCTCCTCGTCAGCGCCGTCGGGCAGGCCAGATACCTCACCCACATCGCGCGGACGCACATGGTGCCGCCGTGCCTCGCGGCGGTGCACCCCAGGTTCGGCACCCCGGTGAACGCCACCGTCGTCATGGCCATCGCCACCGCCGTGATCGCGCTCTTCACCGACCTCGGCATCCTCTCCAACCTCCTCTCCATCTCCACGCTCTTCATCTTcatgctcgtcgccgtcgccctcctCGTCCGCCGCTACTACGTCGCCGGCGAGACTTCCACCGCCGACCGGAACAAGCTCGCGGCGTGCCTGGCCGTGATGCTCGCCTCGTCGGTGGCCACCGCGGTGTGCTGGGGGATGGCGGCGAGTGGGTGGGTCCCGTACGCGGTGACGggcgccgcgtggctcgccgcGACGGCGTTCCTGCAGGTCGGCGTGCCCATGGCGCGGACGCCGAGGACGTGGGGGGTGCCGCTGGTGCCATGGCTGCCGGCGGCGTCCATCCTGATCAACATCTTCCTGCTTGGGTCCATCGACGCCGCGTCGTTCGTGCGGTTCGGGGTGTggacggcggcgctgctcgcctACTACTTCCTCTTCGGGCTGCACGCGTCCTACGACACGGCCAAggcgctcgccggcgaggccgacgccgcccgggtggaggaaggcgcgggcAAGGCGGTCGACGACGGCGGCAACTGA
- the LOC101783892 gene encoding nuclear transcription factor Y subunit A-7: MTSVVHSVSGDHRAEDQHQQQKQAEPEDQQEAPVTSSDSQPTVGTPSDYVAPYAPHDMGHAMGQYAYPNIDPYYGSLYAAYGGQPMMHPPLVGMHPTGLPLPTDAIEEPVYVNAKQYNAILRRRQSRAKAESERKLVKGRKPYLHESRHQHALKRARGAGGRFLNSKSDEKEENSDSSHKEKQNGVVPHKSGQPSTPPSPNGASSANRADSHE; the protein is encoded by the exons ATGACTTCTGTTGTTCACAGTGTTTCAG GTGACCACAGAGCTGAGGATCAACATCAACAGCAGAAGCAAGCTGAACCTGAGGATCAGCAAGAAGCACCAGTTACTAGTTCAGATAGTCAACCAACAGTGGGCACACCATCGGATTATGTGGCTCCCTATGCCCCTCATGACATGGGCCATGCAATG GGTCAATACGCCTACCCAAATATTGACCCATACTATGGAAGCCTTTATGCAGCTTATGGTGGACAGCCAATG ATGCATCCACCGTTGGTCGGAATGCATCCAACTGGCTTACCTCTGCCTACTGATGCAATTGAAGAGCCTGTGTATGTAAATGCAAAACAATACAATGCCATATTAAGGCGACGCCAATCTCGGGCTAAAGCTGAATCAGAAAGGAAGCTTGTCAAGGGCCGTAAG CCTTATCTCCATGAATCACGGCATCAGCATGCCCTGAAAAGGGCTAGGGGAGCTGGAGGCCGGTTTCTCAATTCAAAGTCAGATGAGAAGGAAGAGAACTCCGACTCCAGTCACAAAGAGAAGCAGAACGGAGTTGTGCCCCACAAGAGTGGCCAACCGTCAACCCCTCCTTCTCCTAACGGTGCATCTTCAGCTAATCGGGCAGACAGTCATGAATGA